One Equus asinus isolate D_3611 breed Donkey chromosome 26, EquAss-T2T_v2, whole genome shotgun sequence genomic window carries:
- the LOC106822304 gene encoding sialic acid-binding Ig-like lectin 14: MVPLLLLPLLWGGSLQEYPGYQLQLPESVTVQEGLCVLVLCSFSYPWDRRNFPRELYIYWFRNGDSWPYSILVATNNPEQQVDTETQGRFRLVGDPRTNNCSLSIRDARRSDTGIYSFRLERGYYVNYSYRDKKLHLQVTDLTQKPDIHLLEPLESGRPTKLTCSLPGSCEGGRPFWFSWEGTALHSLDPKTLRSSVLTFTPRLQDRGTNFTCWVKRQGAQAATERTIQLNISYAPQNLTISIFSGNVTALKTLKNGASLPVLEGQSLRLVCVAESNPPATMSWSREGKALSPSQPSAPGVLELPQVGAGDGGEFTCRAQNPLGSQHVSFSLSVQRSPSSCSCVTEEQQGSWPLVLTLIRGALMGAGFLLTYGLTWIYYTRCGGPQGTGLKT; encoded by the exons ATGGtgcccctgctgctgctgcccctgctgtgggGGG GGTCCCTGCAGGAGTATCCAGGGTACCAGCTCCAACTGCCAGAATCAGTGACTGTGCAGGAGGGTTTGTGTGTCCTCGTGCTCTGCTCCTTCTCCTACCCCTGGGATCGGAGGAATTTCCCTCGTGAACTCTACATCTACTGGTTCCGGAATGGGGATTCCTGGCCCTACTCTATACTTGTGGCCACAAACAACCCAGAGCAACAAGTGGATACAGAAACCCAGGGCCGATTCCGCCTCGTCGGGGACCCCAGGACCAACAACTGCTCCCTGagcatcagagatgccaggaggagcgATACAGGCATCTACTCCTTCCGATTGGAGAGAGGATATTATGTGAACTATAGTTACAGAGATAAGAAGCTGCATTTGCAGGTGACAG acCTGACACAGAAACCCGACATCCACCTTCTGGAGCCTCTGGAGTCTGGCCGCCCCACAAAGCTGACCTGCAGCCTGCCAGGGTCCTGTGAAGGCGGACGACCTTTCTGGTTCTCCTGGGAGGGGACGGCTCTTCACTCGCTGGACCCCAAGACCCTCCGTTCCTCAGTACTCACCTTCACACCGAGGCTCCAAGACCGTGGCACCAACTTCACTTGTTGGGTGAAACGCCAAGGAGCACAGGCGGCCACGGAGAGAACCATCCAGCTCAACATCTCCT ATGCTCCACAGAACCTCACCATAAGCATCTTCTCCGGAAATGTCACAG CCCTGAAGACACTAAAGAACGGCGCATCGCTGCCTGTCCTGGAGGGCCAGTCCCTGCGCCTGGTCTGCGTGGCTGAAAGCAACCCCCCTGCCACGATGAGCTGGTCCCGTGAAGGAAAAGCCCTGAGCCCATCCCAGCCCTCTGCACCCGGGGTCCTGGAGCTGCCCCAGGTGGGGGCCGGAGACGGAGGGGAATTCACCTGCCGAGCTCAGAACCCGCTGGGCTCCCAGCATGTTTCCTTCAGCCTctctgtgcaga gaaGCCCCTCTTCCTGCAGCTGTGTGACTGAGGAGCAGCAGGGCTCCTGGCCCCTGGTACTCACCCTGATCAGAGGGGCGCTCATGGGGGCTGGCTTCCTCCTCACCTATGGCCTCACCTGGATCTACTACACCAG GTGTGGAGGGCCCCAGGGCACAGGGTTGAAGACCTGA